The Anticarsia gemmatalis isolate Benzon Research Colony breed Stoneville strain chromosome 29, ilAntGemm2 primary, whole genome shotgun sequence genome window below encodes:
- the LOC142985318 gene encoding uncharacterized protein LOC142985318 isoform X2: MRLICFWCFLMAAAVRAQNDGYYAPQTFRQVPEKPITSLKEVKPLSELKSQPKDLKIDNQKQAKSRQLTFRRNACACYDVLRGLIVCPVCKRHTDTSTALTAKVIVTTGATRVRSIKGDSYRPLFAPARNDVTPQGTTVGQPWRGPAPVSEPWREPNSGSTSGSIIPKSEPWRLPYGLSKEQQAAILHHKQSLTSDGAFRFEYASDNGLAAGEQIEPDGSRVGAYQYKDPSGQIVKLKYRAGKEGFQILEGSHLPKSPEPVPPVNTDNYYNQAYQQQREQYNLQQQYNQQKPEPQQNWAQNQGNEGAQRGAGNQYFVSNWKPSVGASDDGQYHDNEVDPNKPHSFGEGFAFAFKG; encoded by the exons ATGCgg TTAATATGCTTCTGGTGCTTTTTAATGGCGGCGGCGGTCCGCGCGCAAAATGATGGTTATTACGCGCCACAGACTTTCAGACAA GTTCCTGAAAAACCAATAACATCATTAAAAGAGGTCAAACCACTATCAGAACTGAAATCTCAGCCGAAAGATTTGAAAATTGACAATCAGAAACAAGCAAAAAGTCGGCAGCTGACGTTTCGCCGCAATGCGTGCGCGTGCTACGATGTATTGAGAGGGCTGATCGTTTGCCCTGTGTGTAAAAGACACACAGACACAAGTACGGCCCTCACTGCAAAAGTTATAGTGACAACCGGAGCCACGAGAGTGAGatcaataaaa GGTGACAGTTATAGACCATTGTTCGCGCCGGCTcgcaatgacgtcacaccgcaAGGAACTACCGTGGGACAGCCGTGGAGAGGACCTGCTCCGGTCAGTGAACCCTGGAGAG aACCTAACTCCGGGTCCACTTCAGGCTCAATTATACCTAAGTCTGAACCCTGGCGTCTACCGTACGGACTCAGCAAGGAGCAACAAGCGGCTATATTGCACCACAAACAGTCGCTGACTTCAG ATGGCGCATTCCGCTTCGAGTACGCTTCAGACAACGGCCTAGCAGCTGGCGAGCAGATAGAGCCGGACGGCTCCAGGGTCGGCGCCTACCAGTACAAGGACCCCAGCGGACAGATCGTCAAGCTTAAGTACCGGGCTGGCAAGGAAGGGTTTCAG ATTCTAGAAGGCAGCCATTTACCCAAGAGTCCTGAACCAGTACCACCAGTTAAcacag ACAACTACTACAACCAAGCGTATCAGCAACAACGCGAGCAATACAATCTACAACAACAATACAATCAACAGAAACCCGAACCGCAGCAGAACTGGGCGCAGAACCAG GGTAACGAGGGAGCCCAGAGAGGAGCTGGTAATCAATACTTCGTGAGCAACTGGAAACCAAGCGTAGGCGCGTCTGATGATGGACag TACCACGACAATGAAGTAGATCCGAACAAACCGCACAGTTTCGGCGAAGGCTTCGCGTTTGCATTCAAAGGATAA
- the LOC142985318 gene encoding uncharacterized protein LOC142985318 isoform X4, with protein sequence MRLICFWCFLMAAAVRAQNDGYYAPQTFRQGDSYRPLFAPARNDVTPQGTTVGQPWRGPAPVSEPWREPNSGSTSGSIIPKSEPWRLPYGLSKEQQAAILHHKQSLTSDGAFRFEYASDNGLAAGEQIEPDGSRVGAYQYKDPSGQIVKLKYRAGKEGFQILEGSHLPKSPEPVPPVNTDNYYNQAYQQQREQYNLQQQYNQQKPEPQQNWAQNQGNEGAQRGAGNQYFVSNWKPSVGASDDGQYHDNEVDPNKPHSFGEGFAFAFKG encoded by the exons ATGCgg TTAATATGCTTCTGGTGCTTTTTAATGGCGGCGGCGGTCCGCGCGCAAAATGATGGTTATTACGCGCCACAGACTTTCAGACAA GGTGACAGTTATAGACCATTGTTCGCGCCGGCTcgcaatgacgtcacaccgcaAGGAACTACCGTGGGACAGCCGTGGAGAGGACCTGCTCCGGTCAGTGAACCCTGGAGAG aACCTAACTCCGGGTCCACTTCAGGCTCAATTATACCTAAGTCTGAACCCTGGCGTCTACCGTACGGACTCAGCAAGGAGCAACAAGCGGCTATATTGCACCACAAACAGTCGCTGACTTCAG ATGGCGCATTCCGCTTCGAGTACGCTTCAGACAACGGCCTAGCAGCTGGCGAGCAGATAGAGCCGGACGGCTCCAGGGTCGGCGCCTACCAGTACAAGGACCCCAGCGGACAGATCGTCAAGCTTAAGTACCGGGCTGGCAAGGAAGGGTTTCAG ATTCTAGAAGGCAGCCATTTACCCAAGAGTCCTGAACCAGTACCACCAGTTAAcacag ACAACTACTACAACCAAGCGTATCAGCAACAACGCGAGCAATACAATCTACAACAACAATACAATCAACAGAAACCCGAACCGCAGCAGAACTGGGCGCAGAACCAG GGTAACGAGGGAGCCCAGAGAGGAGCTGGTAATCAATACTTCGTGAGCAACTGGAAACCAAGCGTAGGCGCGTCTGATGATGGACag TACCACGACAATGAAGTAGATCCGAACAAACCGCACAGTTTCGGCGAAGGCTTCGCGTTTGCATTCAAAGGATAA
- the LOC142985318 gene encoding uncharacterized protein LOC142985318 isoform X3 has protein sequence MRLICFWCFLMAAAVRAQNDGYYAPQTFRQVNQLFRPVETQWTPQTPGDSYRPLFAPARNDVTPQGTTVGQPWRGPAPVSEPWREPNSGSTSGSIIPKSEPWRLPYGLSKEQQAAILHHKQSLTSDGAFRFEYASDNGLAAGEQIEPDGSRVGAYQYKDPSGQIVKLKYRAGKEGFQILEGSHLPKSPEPVPPVNTDNYYNQAYQQQREQYNLQQQYNQQKPEPQQNWAQNQGNEGAQRGAGNQYFVSNWKPSVGASDDGQYHDNEVDPNKPHSFGEGFAFAFKG, from the exons ATGCgg TTAATATGCTTCTGGTGCTTTTTAATGGCGGCGGCGGTCCGCGCGCAAAATGATGGTTATTACGCGCCACAGACTTTCAGACAA GTAAATCAGCTCTTCAGGCCAGTGGAGACGCAATGGACACCACAGACACCA GGTGACAGTTATAGACCATTGTTCGCGCCGGCTcgcaatgacgtcacaccgcaAGGAACTACCGTGGGACAGCCGTGGAGAGGACCTGCTCCGGTCAGTGAACCCTGGAGAG aACCTAACTCCGGGTCCACTTCAGGCTCAATTATACCTAAGTCTGAACCCTGGCGTCTACCGTACGGACTCAGCAAGGAGCAACAAGCGGCTATATTGCACCACAAACAGTCGCTGACTTCAG ATGGCGCATTCCGCTTCGAGTACGCTTCAGACAACGGCCTAGCAGCTGGCGAGCAGATAGAGCCGGACGGCTCCAGGGTCGGCGCCTACCAGTACAAGGACCCCAGCGGACAGATCGTCAAGCTTAAGTACCGGGCTGGCAAGGAAGGGTTTCAG ATTCTAGAAGGCAGCCATTTACCCAAGAGTCCTGAACCAGTACCACCAGTTAAcacag ACAACTACTACAACCAAGCGTATCAGCAACAACGCGAGCAATACAATCTACAACAACAATACAATCAACAGAAACCCGAACCGCAGCAGAACTGGGCGCAGAACCAG GGTAACGAGGGAGCCCAGAGAGGAGCTGGTAATCAATACTTCGTGAGCAACTGGAAACCAAGCGTAGGCGCGTCTGATGATGGACag TACCACGACAATGAAGTAGATCCGAACAAACCGCACAGTTTCGGCGAAGGCTTCGCGTTTGCATTCAAAGGATAA
- the LOC142985318 gene encoding uncharacterized protein LOC142985318 isoform X1: protein MRLICFWCFLMAAAVRAQNDGYYAPQTFRQVNQLFRPVETQWTPQTPVPEKPITSLKEVKPLSELKSQPKDLKIDNQKQAKSRQLTFRRNACACYDVLRGLIVCPVCKRHTDTSTALTAKVIVTTGATRVRSIKGDSYRPLFAPARNDVTPQGTTVGQPWRGPAPVSEPWREPNSGSTSGSIIPKSEPWRLPYGLSKEQQAAILHHKQSLTSDGAFRFEYASDNGLAAGEQIEPDGSRVGAYQYKDPSGQIVKLKYRAGKEGFQILEGSHLPKSPEPVPPVNTDNYYNQAYQQQREQYNLQQQYNQQKPEPQQNWAQNQGNEGAQRGAGNQYFVSNWKPSVGASDDGQYHDNEVDPNKPHSFGEGFAFAFKG, encoded by the exons ATGCgg TTAATATGCTTCTGGTGCTTTTTAATGGCGGCGGCGGTCCGCGCGCAAAATGATGGTTATTACGCGCCACAGACTTTCAGACAA GTAAATCAGCTCTTCAGGCCAGTGGAGACGCAATGGACACCACAGACACCA GTTCCTGAAAAACCAATAACATCATTAAAAGAGGTCAAACCACTATCAGAACTGAAATCTCAGCCGAAAGATTTGAAAATTGACAATCAGAAACAAGCAAAAAGTCGGCAGCTGACGTTTCGCCGCAATGCGTGCGCGTGCTACGATGTATTGAGAGGGCTGATCGTTTGCCCTGTGTGTAAAAGACACACAGACACAAGTACGGCCCTCACTGCAAAAGTTATAGTGACAACCGGAGCCACGAGAGTGAGatcaataaaa GGTGACAGTTATAGACCATTGTTCGCGCCGGCTcgcaatgacgtcacaccgcaAGGAACTACCGTGGGACAGCCGTGGAGAGGACCTGCTCCGGTCAGTGAACCCTGGAGAG aACCTAACTCCGGGTCCACTTCAGGCTCAATTATACCTAAGTCTGAACCCTGGCGTCTACCGTACGGACTCAGCAAGGAGCAACAAGCGGCTATATTGCACCACAAACAGTCGCTGACTTCAG ATGGCGCATTCCGCTTCGAGTACGCTTCAGACAACGGCCTAGCAGCTGGCGAGCAGATAGAGCCGGACGGCTCCAGGGTCGGCGCCTACCAGTACAAGGACCCCAGCGGACAGATCGTCAAGCTTAAGTACCGGGCTGGCAAGGAAGGGTTTCAG ATTCTAGAAGGCAGCCATTTACCCAAGAGTCCTGAACCAGTACCACCAGTTAAcacag ACAACTACTACAACCAAGCGTATCAGCAACAACGCGAGCAATACAATCTACAACAACAATACAATCAACAGAAACCCGAACCGCAGCAGAACTGGGCGCAGAACCAG GGTAACGAGGGAGCCCAGAGAGGAGCTGGTAATCAATACTTCGTGAGCAACTGGAAACCAAGCGTAGGCGCGTCTGATGATGGACag TACCACGACAATGAAGTAGATCCGAACAAACCGCACAGTTTCGGCGAAGGCTTCGCGTTTGCATTCAAAGGATAA